From a region of the Primulina eburnea isolate SZY01 chromosome 7, ASM2296580v1, whole genome shotgun sequence genome:
- the LOC140836847 gene encoding E3 ubiquitin-protein ligase RGLG4-like isoform X2 has protein sequence MGNLFSAIRKRSRTAGDRVARRGGSQKGNLSYGYIPDYYKTLDEVTQALKEAGLESSNLILGIDFTKSNEWTGTKSFNNRSLHAIGDIPNPYEKAISIIATTYDHEVFSFHNNNSPCHGFEEVLACYRRIVPHLQLSGPTSYGPVIDAAVDIVERSGGRYHVLVIIADGQVTRSLDTSDGKLSPQEEKTINSIVDARKHPLSIVLVGVGDGPWDDMKTFDDKLPTHGFDNFQFVNFTAIMEKTTSSSEKEAAFALAALMEIPIQYKAAMAFRLLGHVTGEAKKINPKPPPVENTGVARLPARQPSKTSAAAQNDRNQACPICLTNRKDLAFGCGHMTCRECSTKLSNCPICRQHITSRIRIYT, from the exons ATGGGTAATCTGTTTTCTGCGATTCGCAAGCGGAGCCGGACTGCCGGCGATAGGGTAGCCAGAAGAGGGGGATCGCAAAAGGGGAACTTAAGCTATGGATATATTCCTGATTACTACAAAACCCTTGATGAG GTCACTCAGGCCTTGAAAGAAGCGGGTCTCGAATCATCGAATCTGATTCTTGGAATCGATTTCACAAAGAGTAACGAATGGACAG GGACGAAATCATTCAACAACCGTAGCCTGCATGCAATTGGCGATATTCCTAATCCATATGAAAAAGCCATATCCATCATTG CAACTACATATGATCATGAAGTGTTTAGCTTCCACAACAATAACTCTCCTTGCCATGGCTTTGAAGAAGTTTTAGCCTGCTACAGAAGAATAGTTCCACATCTGCAATTATCGG GACCGACATCTTATGGACCAGTAATAGATGCTGCGGTAGACATAGTTGAAAGAAGTGGTGGAAGATACCATGTTTTAGTTATTATAGCAGATGGCCAG GTTACAAGAAGTCTAGACACAAGTGATGGAAAACTCAGTCCTCAGGAAGAGAAAACCATAAACTCTATAGTCGATGCAAG AAAGCATCCTCTCTCCATTGTTCTTGTTGGTGTTGGCGACGGACCCTGGGATGACATGAAAACATTTGATGATAAGCTCCCTACTCATGGATTCGACAATTTTCAG TTTGTTAATTTTACTGCAATTATGGAAAAGACTACCTCATCCTCTGAAAAAGAGGCTGCATTTGCTCTTGCTGCACTTATGGAGATACCCATCCAATACAAAGCAGCTATGGCATTTCGTTTACTAGG CCACGTAACTGGTGAAGCAAAGAAAATAAATCCTAAGCCACCACCAGTGGAAAATACTGGTGTGGCTAGGCTTCCAGCTCGACAGCCCAGCAAAACTTCAGCGGCTGCCCAAAATGATCGAAATCAG GCCTGCCCAATTTGCTTAACCAATAGGAAAGACTTGGCCTTTGGCTGCGGACATATG ACCTGCAGAGAATGCAGCACAAAATTGTCAAATTGTCCCATTTGTCGTCAACATATCACAAGTCGGATCAGGATATATACTTAA
- the LOC140836847 gene encoding E3 ubiquitin-protein ligase RGLG4-like isoform X1 yields the protein MGNLFSAIRKRSRTAGDRVARRGGSQKGNLSYGYIPDYYKTLDEVTQALKEAGLESSNLILGIDFTKSNEWTGTKSFNNRSLHAIGDIPNPYEKAISIIGKTLAPFDEDNLIPCFGFGDATTYDHEVFSFHNNNSPCHGFEEVLACYRRIVPHLQLSGPTSYGPVIDAAVDIVERSGGRYHVLVIIADGQVTRSLDTSDGKLSPQEEKTINSIVDARKHPLSIVLVGVGDGPWDDMKTFDDKLPTHGFDNFQFVNFTAIMEKTTSSSEKEAAFALAALMEIPIQYKAAMAFRLLGHVTGEAKKINPKPPPVENTGVARLPARQPSKTSAAAQNDRNQACPICLTNRKDLAFGCGHMTCRECSTKLSNCPICRQHITSRIRIYT from the exons ATGGGTAATCTGTTTTCTGCGATTCGCAAGCGGAGCCGGACTGCCGGCGATAGGGTAGCCAGAAGAGGGGGATCGCAAAAGGGGAACTTAAGCTATGGATATATTCCTGATTACTACAAAACCCTTGATGAG GTCACTCAGGCCTTGAAAGAAGCGGGTCTCGAATCATCGAATCTGATTCTTGGAATCGATTTCACAAAGAGTAACGAATGGACAG GGACGAAATCATTCAACAACCGTAGCCTGCATGCAATTGGCGATATTCCTAATCCATATGAAAAAGCCATATCCATCATTGGCAAGACTTTAGCCCCATTTGATGAAGACAATTTGATTCCTTGTTTTGGTTTTGGGGATG CAACTACATATGATCATGAAGTGTTTAGCTTCCACAACAATAACTCTCCTTGCCATGGCTTTGAAGAAGTTTTAGCCTGCTACAGAAGAATAGTTCCACATCTGCAATTATCGG GACCGACATCTTATGGACCAGTAATAGATGCTGCGGTAGACATAGTTGAAAGAAGTGGTGGAAGATACCATGTTTTAGTTATTATAGCAGATGGCCAG GTTACAAGAAGTCTAGACACAAGTGATGGAAAACTCAGTCCTCAGGAAGAGAAAACCATAAACTCTATAGTCGATGCAAG AAAGCATCCTCTCTCCATTGTTCTTGTTGGTGTTGGCGACGGACCCTGGGATGACATGAAAACATTTGATGATAAGCTCCCTACTCATGGATTCGACAATTTTCAG TTTGTTAATTTTACTGCAATTATGGAAAAGACTACCTCATCCTCTGAAAAAGAGGCTGCATTTGCTCTTGCTGCACTTATGGAGATACCCATCCAATACAAAGCAGCTATGGCATTTCGTTTACTAGG CCACGTAACTGGTGAAGCAAAGAAAATAAATCCTAAGCCACCACCAGTGGAAAATACTGGTGTGGCTAGGCTTCCAGCTCGACAGCCCAGCAAAACTTCAGCGGCTGCCCAAAATGATCGAAATCAG GCCTGCCCAATTTGCTTAACCAATAGGAAAGACTTGGCCTTTGGCTGCGGACATATG ACCTGCAGAGAATGCAGCACAAAATTGTCAAATTGTCCCATTTGTCGTCAACATATCACAAGTCGGATCAGGATATATACTTAA
- the LOC140836848 gene encoding uncharacterized protein, with amino-acid sequence MSLLWEKSQTWRWLVTKTRDSRPFFFAFATVCGVVPGVIGYCVMQFTNSSNPELEAKLRNSARPDSVMMGKVNQERLAEFLGELKRKENTNDRYVAALKGETLTRNPYVRIQSVPKQIGSEVQEKQK; translated from the exons ATGTCGCTACTGTGGGAGAAGAGTCAAACGTGGAGATGGCTAGTGACGAAGACGAGAGATTCCAGGCCCTTCTTCTTCGCATTCGCCACCGTGTGCGGCGTCGTTCCGGGAGTTATTGGCTATTGCGTTATGCAGTTCACCAATTCGAGCAACCCTGAACTCGAAGCCAAGCTTCGGAACTCAGCCCGACCGGATTCCGTG ATGATGGGTAAAGTTAATCAAGAGCGGCTGGCAGAGTTCCTTGGGGAACtgaagagaaaagagaatacaaaTGATAGATATGTGGCTGCTTTAAAAGGGGAGACGCTGACAAGAAACCCATACGTGAGAATTCAATCAGTCCCGAAGCAAATAGGGTCTGAAGTTCAAGAAAAGCAAAAGTAG